The genomic window CCATCGTCTACAGCTGTATCTTTGTCATCGGCATTGTCGGAAACAGTATGGTGGTGGCCGTCATCTACTGCTACATGAAGCTCAAGACGGTGGCCAACATATTTGTGCTCAATCTTGCTGTTTCTGACCTCACCTTCCTCATCACTCTGCCCATGTGGGCCACATCTACAGCCATAGGCTATCACTGGCCCTTTGGAGGATTCCTGTGCAAGGCCTGCGCAGGGCTGGTGACGTTTAACCTCTACACCAGCATCTTCTTCCTCACAGCGCTCAGCATGGACCGCTATCTCGCCATAGTCCACCCAATGCGATCACGCAGGTTCCGCACCGTGGTGTACGCACGAATTACCTGTGTGGTGATCTGGCTTTTTGCTTTTGTGCTTACTGTGCCCACAGCAATGACCAGGGATCTCCACAAAATCacaaactacactacagtgTGTGGCATTCTGCACCCAAACATTGAAGATGCCTTAAGATTGAAAGAGCTCCTGCTGGCCATCAGCCTGATGAAAAGCCTGCTGGGCTTCCTGGTgcccttcatcatcatcatcacctgttACTGCCTCATCGGACGGGCGCTGCTGGGGAAGAGGCACATCCAGAAAAGCTCCCGTTCCCGTGATGACGAGGTTCTGCGCATGCTTGCAGCAGCTCTCCTGGCCTTCTTCCTGTGCTGGATGCCCCATCAGGTGTTCCACCTAATGCAAATCCTCACCCAGCTGAAACTGGTGGAGAACTGTACCATCCTGGATATCATCGACACCGCCATGCCCTTCACCATCTGCATTGCCTACTTTAACAGCTGTGTCAACCCCCTCGTGTACGGCTTTGTTGGGCACAACTTTCGCAAAAACTTGGTGCGTCTGTTGCGCTGCTCGCCGAGTGGAGCCACAGGGCCTCACCCGAGCATCAGCTCCAAGATGAGCGCCCTGTCTTTTCGTGCCTCTGAGGCACTGAGCCTCACAGCCAAAAGTAAGGCCTCCCCTGACGTTAAgtgaaggggggaaaaaaaaaagagtgaggGTACAAATTCACTCTCCCTGCTCTTTTGGTCTGTGGTTAAGGAGCCGGGGATGGAGACATTCCATGCTTTTAAAACCCCAACTGTATTACCAAGCACTGAACCATGCAGAATGGCTGAAATGTTGTATTCATGTTCCTCTGTGAGTCCAAGAGACATTCACTACTTTGTACAGAGCTTATCTGCAGAACAATTATTCATAAACCACCACATGTCACACAACACTCATGCTTGTCACAGTCATGCATTCAAGTGTTTCACTCCAGTTACGGGAAATGAAGTCAGTGTCACTGACacatgttgtaaaaaaaaaaaaacatccaggaGTACTGCCATGCAAGAAAAGACTATACATAATTACAGATTGCTTATCCCATTATTTATATAAGATATGCATGTACTGCAGGATTTTGTCGCCGTAAGGATATGGTGCAGTAATATATTGTCCAGTGATAACCATTCTGTGTGCTCAGCAGGTCTTTCACCAGTTGGAACAGTGATCAAGTGCTCAGCAaagaggccaaaaaaaaaaatcataagcCACCCATGTATGATCTGTCAGCAGTTGTGCACATGGAACAATGAAAGTGTAGCAACATTGTGATGTAAGTTTATATCAGTTAGTAACATATTTGACTAACTTGTTCCTGTATGATATATGTGGTTAAGTGTTTGCATGATAAGATTGCTGAAATGTTGCCCAGTCTGGGAGTAACATGCTGTATAAATAAGAGTCCTACACAAACACTCCAGGCAGGGTGATCATTGTTAATACCTCTGGTGgttgtctttgtggtatttAAACATGTTGAtagattctttttttcttactctgtaaatgtacagtttgtgaatatatgaaaatatgaataaaatgaaaaaacctCAGTAAAAGAAGTGATTCGTCATTAAAATGTGTCGTTAGTTACCAGAAATAACAGCTGATGTCACATTAAGTAGCTATTACAACTTCGAATCAAGTGACCTTGGCTCAGAGTTTCCCTGAGCACCTCGAGCATCGATTAATCATTGACTGTGCATCATGTCAGCCCCCGTTCCTCCACGTAGCACCTAAAAATAACAGGTGGCTTTTTTGGAGgatgtgtgacatcacagatgGTGATTGGTGGATGGGCGGCAGGTCAGAGTTATAAGCGCTGCCAGGCGGTGACTTCAGCCTCACTGACAACATGAAGGTCCTCCTGCTTCTCGGATTGGTGGCTGTTGCCGTGGCTGACGTCACTCGCTTTGAGGGGTAAATCTCTAGTCTTTGTCAAAGCAAACATTATATTTCTGTGAATTATATGTCACACTATTGCTATAATAATGTCTAAATTGGAGTGCTAATCATGACTTTGCATTGAGCAAGGATGATAACATATGCGGCCATGACTCTTGACCTATCTACTATGTATTACAGGACAGTATTAGCCAatgttaaaggaacacttcacccacaaaattacCACTCGTAAATCCATCATGCCTTGTTACCTTGACTTTgtaaggaattttttttttttcttattcccATGTGTCCCAGTgaacattttgatttaatgaTCAATTGGGGACCttgttaaacaacagcaaaactatatcaaaacaagtctcatttatccagtcgtatgctgaGTACTtgccaaacacatgcatttttgctaaaaaccTTAGTGTTTGGATTTGAAAAGAGCattgagttttatttttagttcagttttaaatagtaatgaTTCAGCaacaatgcatgtgtttgagaagtattgagcatacgactggataaataagcCTTGGATTATTAATCCATATATAACAGATaacagatattttgatatagttttgcgaTTGTTTTATgttccccaatcaatcaataagccaaaatttttgctgtttgttgcaGAAGCAagtttttcttcacaaattcaatgtaacacagcgTGACTAATTAATATGCAAATAgtaattttgtgggtgaaatacTCCTTTAACTAGTAGATCAACTATGTactgcagtggttctcaaatggtgtgccataTGTAAATCCAGGTGTGCCATgtgattttgtgataaccacacattattattgaaATATTCGACTGGGACTATGCAAAAAATTATGATgattttatatgattttttaattgactgtatcagtatgttgtggcACCCATTttctaataaagaggcaaactcgatctaaaaaaattcaatttaatttaatttaatttgatttaatttactttcatttaatttagtttagtttagtttaatttaatttaaaaaaaatcttacattATTACATATAGTGctttgatgtatttttaaaagtttaaaattaattttttgaatcattttgttaaaTATTTCACGAGTAATAGTTAATTCCCAAttgttatttatatattattaaataaaaacaaacatttatgtcgTGATAGAGTAATAACGCACCTTATAGAGGCTATTGtgtacagatatagatacaggtgtgccttgagattttggctggCCCTTCTGTGTGCCTTGGGCACAACAAGTTTGAAAACCGCTGATGTACTGTATCCAGCATTATGAGTCACTATAATAAGCCTGCCATCATTTAATAGTACTTctatttcaatatttttggcaataaaatattgttaaagCAGGAGGGTGTCCTGGTTACGAAACAGGATTTGTCCCTATTTAAACTCCTTTGCTCAAAGGTATTTCAACAGTATTGTACAAACCAGTAACCCTTTAACTGCTGTAAGGCCTCCCAAAAAACATCCGGCCTCTATATCTTTATGTAGCTGCAATTCAGTTTATATAAACTTTGTACTGAAATGAGTTCAGAGATAGAATTGAACATGAAACAATCATGGGTTATGAACCTTGCAGAAGAATAACACTAAACAATCACGTCACACTTCATTCTTGCGAAAGGGCAGCACTTGTGCAGTTTGCACTTCCTAAATGTACAGAGTGTTCTGTTACAGAGGCTGCCTGGTAATATGAACCACAAAAACTGCAATGGGCTATTGCACCATAtttgtgatttctttttcttccataGAGAGAAAGTCTTCCGTCTGAAGCCTGTGCTTGATGAACATGTGACCCTCATTAAGGACCTGGCTAAGAGCATCGAGGTACCTTGCTGCTttctcacacacccacacaccttCTAATGCTATCTTTACTCACTACAGGGGTGTAATTGGTTTGCTCAAGGCGGAAGTGGCTAAATTGGACCTACTTTTTTGGGTCAATTCTCTGAATACCCCATTCATATATGCATGTCATATCAAATTGCACCTTTTTGAATGCTTGGATGAACTACTGTCTATATTTGCTGGATCTCATGTCATATTCACTTTACAATAAGTCTTTCAGTCTTCACTGTTTGTCAAATGAGAGGCTGAAATTTGGAGTTTCCATCTAAAGATCTCAACATGCTCAAGTGTTTGACTTTGGCGCCATCTGCAGGTTGACTTCTGGAGCCCCGAGAGCGCTGAGCTGGTGACCATTGACATTGATGTGGACGTCCGTGTGCCTGCCATGTACCTAGATATGGTGTACACCATCCTGCAGCAGAATGACATGGAGCACATGTAAATAACCAGACAGATGTCACTTAAACActaggattttattttttgcacattcTGTTTTAACACTTAAATCCCTCTATAGAGTCCTTATTGAGGATCTGCAGTCTGCTGTCGATGACCAGGCTGACAACAAGCCCTCTCCCAGGGCTCACAGCTACACCAATTACAACAGCTGGGACAAAGTAAGGGGAAAATAGACCATCAGTTGCAATCTTTATCCTGGCCAGACAGTAATTTCCTGTTCTTATTTTTCTCCCTTTAATTTCAGGTCCAGTCCTGGATCAACTCCATTGCCTCCTCTAATCCTAGTCTGATCAGCAAGCAGGTGATTGGAAACACCTACGAGGGACGTCCCATGACTGTCCTCAAGGTATTTCGAGCCTGCTATATCAAAAGTTTTCACTATGTTTACCACCGATTACATCTAACAAATGGCTTATGATTACTTTTAACAACCACAGCTCGGTAAGAAGTCCAGCTCCACCAAGCCCGCTATCTTCATGGACTGTGGTATCCATGCCAGGGAGTGGATCTCTCCTGCCTTCTGCCAGTGGTTTGTCAAGGAGGTAATGAGGACACCTGGATGGGCATGGCAAACATTTACACAGAGGTTTCCAGTGATTACAGCACAgaatgtttttccaatcttcctCAGGCTCTGTCCACCTACGGCAGTGATTCTCAGATGACCAGCCTGCTCAACCAGATGGATGTCTTTGTTCTGCCCGTCTTCAACATTGATGGCTACGACTACACCCACAAGAGCGTATGTTCCACTTCCAAGCCTCAGTTTATAGTCAAACCTAATAAATATAATGCTGTTTATTTTAAGAAATTGTTGATTTGTTAAATGCATGTctgacatgtttattttttccgCTTGGGGACTTTAGAACAGGATGTGGAGGAAGACTCGCTCCAGGAAATCTGGATCCAACTGCATTGGTGCCGATCCCAACAGGAACTTCAACGCTGGCTGGTGCAGTAAGTACAACACTATACTCAAGTGCCCCTCATATCTTAAAGCAGTGCTCTATTGATTTTGTATTGTATGTCATGAGAAGCAGATGTCTTGACTTTTAGTGCGTATTAGAAGTCACACCCCAAAAACCTtcaagcctacatttcccacaaggCAACTTGGTGCCAGCTTTCAAATCCACATTTTGCAACGTCAGTAAGGCAAGCTTTTTGGTATAAATTTGTAGTCTTAAGTAGACGTCTTCATAGGTCCAGAATAACAGACCTGAACCCTAATAGACCTGGAAATCTGGGAAATAAGACTCGACCTGGTGTGTGTCCAAGAGGAGAGAGACCTGAGACATTTTCTTGAAGCTTCTTTTTCACACCATTGAAGATGGTATTTCCTTGGCTCCACCTTTGGCTTGCTGGTGTCTTCTTAGATCCACTTGGGTATTACACATGATGATAAACAGACCCAACTGACCCTACTAAAACTACTAAACTGTAGGTGTCTTGGGTCCTAGGTTCCGGTTAGGCCTTGGAGGACGTCTAGTTTCAAGCTGAAACAGAGGTTACCCTGACAACATCACTATGACATTGTCAGAGGTACTTTCTCAAACTCCCTCCAGAGCCACATAAGACATTTTACAAGTGTTTTCACTGGCTTTATAGTTTAATGCAGGTAAATTGAATTCCATGTgtacaagaagaagaaagtgtCTATCGATGGTTTTCATTACTGTTACTTTGATTACAGCCACCGGAGCCTCCAGCAACCCCTGCAGTGACACCTTCTGTGGGTACAAACCTGAGTCTGAGATCGAGGTCAAGAACGTCGCCGACTTCATCCGTAGGAACAAGTCTATTATCAAGGCTTACCTCACCATCCACTCCTACTCGCAGCTGCTGCTCTTCCCCTACTCCTACACCTATGAGCTGGCTGCCGACCACAGTGAGCTGGTAAGTTGTCATTACCTGCCATAATTGGCATATCATACATGCAGTACAGCTGAATAAGTACAGTGTCTATATTAACAGTCAGTCACATTTACTATATAATTAGCCATCATGGCAGTGTCACATGCATCGCTACAGTGCAGCAGCCTTTTATACAGCCTTTCATAGAAACATATACATCAGGAGCACAATAATAAGAAGATTAACTGCATCAGACATAGGCATGTGACATTTTGGATGACGCTGGCTCTTCATATAATTATCGTCAGacaagtatcaaaagtaaaagttgaTAGTGTCACTATGCAGTTTACATTAGCAGCAGATTTGGAATTTTAATTATATTACATCTATACAGGAATTACACTCATTAGATGCAGACTATtccatgtaaaaatgttttcacaatgGGGAGCATCTCCAGTAAGGTGTAAGCCTAGCTGCATGTCAAAACTTCCAGAACAAAAGGTGTTATATTATATGAATATAATAGAAACTGATTATCATATCTCTAAAGGTGTTTCCAAAAGCTTAAGCAAGAATTCAACCCACTCCCATAATGACTCTTATCTAAAGGCCACACTTAGCTGCTGCAAAACATTTACTCCCTGCTCATATGCCTCACTCTCATGGCTCTTTTACCTCTCACTGGGGTGTACAGTTAACATTCACACCCCTGCTCCAGCTCTCACACGAACTGTGGCAGATCACATGTCTCTGCCTCTCTATTACTCACTCGTAATTTAAGCTCTCTTCTGACACATTGCAGAACAAAAGAACTCGAGGGATCTGTCATAACTCATCTGCTCTTCCAGAAATATCATTTCCTGCTCCGTGCATTTCTCTGGGGctttcatttcctgttggaacTCACTGAAGCCTTTTTACTACTTTCTGTAATATTagtaaaaatgtttgtttgatcAAATGGATGGTGGTTGCTGCAGGCGGAAAAACATATATTTACTATTCTTACTACCAGATGTATTTAAtagttgtttggttctgtataGTACTAAGTCTTTT from Epinephelus lanceolatus isolate andai-2023 chromosome 20, ASM4190304v1, whole genome shotgun sequence includes these protein-coding regions:
- the agtr1b gene encoding type-1 angiotensin II receptor; this translates as MTNITTEGISLDCGMSGTHEFIFTLVPIVYSCIFVIGIVGNSMVVAVIYCYMKLKTVANIFVLNLAVSDLTFLITLPMWATSTAIGYHWPFGGFLCKACAGLVTFNLYTSIFFLTALSMDRYLAIVHPMRSRRFRTVVYARITCVVIWLFAFVLTVPTAMTRDLHKITNYTTVCGILHPNIEDALRLKELLLAISLMKSLLGFLVPFIIIITCYCLIGRALLGKRHIQKSSRSRDDEVLRMLAAALLAFFLCWMPHQVFHLMQILTQLKLVENCTILDIIDTAMPFTICIAYFNSCVNPLVYGFVGHNFRKNLVRLLRCSPSGATGPHPSISSKMSALSFRASEALSLTAKSKASPDVK
- the cpb1 gene encoding carboxypeptidase B, with the translated sequence MKVLLLLGLVAVAVADVTRFEGEKVFRLKPVLDEHVTLIKDLAKSIEVDFWSPESAELVTIDIDVDVRVPAMYLDMVYTILQQNDMEHIVLIEDLQSAVDDQADNKPSPRAHSYTNYNSWDKVQSWINSIASSNPSLISKQVIGNTYEGRPMTVLKLGKKSSSTKPAIFMDCGIHAREWISPAFCQWFVKEALSTYGSDSQMTSLLNQMDVFVLPVFNIDGYDYTHKSNRMWRKTRSRKSGSNCIGADPNRNFNAGWCTTGASSNPCSDTFCGYKPESEIEVKNVADFIRRNKSIIKAYLTIHSYSQLLLFPYSYTYELAADHSELLKVAEGASAALRSLYGTRYTSGPGAATIYPAAGGSDDWAYDLGVKYSYTFELRDTGRYGFLLPESQIKPTCEETMLAVKYIAAYVQKNLY